A genomic region of Manihot esculenta cultivar AM560-2 chromosome 15, M.esculenta_v8, whole genome shotgun sequence contains the following coding sequences:
- the LOC110600841 gene encoding protein transport protein Sec61 subunit gamma, with the protein MDAIDSVFDPLREFAKDSVRLVKRCHKPDRKEFTKVAFRTAIGFVVMGFVGFFVKLIFIPINNIIVGSS; encoded by the exons ATGGACGCCATAGACTCCGTCTTCGATCCCCTAAGGGAGTTCGCCAAGGACAGCGTCCGCCTCGTCAAGCGCTGCCACAAGCCCGATCGCAAAG AGTTCACGAAGGTGGCGTTCCGTACAGCGATAGGATTCGTGGTGATGGGATTTGTTGGTTTCTTCGTGAAATTGATATTCATTCCTATCAATAATATCATTGTTGGATCTAGTTAG
- the LOC110601389 gene encoding peroxidase 55, whose protein sequence is MEARRGLFLLMILMMITNNGEAQLTENFYSSSCPAVEAIVKQAVSTKFSQTFTTIPATLRLFFHDCFVTGCDASIMVSSPNGDAEKDASDNLSLAGDGFDTVIKAKAAVEAQCPNVVSCADILAIAARDVVVLAGGPSFSVELGRRDGLISKSSLVSGNLPEPDFTLSKLNAIFAKNNLSQIDMIALSGAHTLGFSHCNRFANRIYSFSPSSPVDPSLDPDYAKQLMAACPRNVDPVIAIDMDPTTPRTFDNVYYQNLVAGKGLFTSDEVLFTDPASKPMVVDFANSPGDFNGAFVTAMRKLGRVGVKTGSQGRIRTDCTILNS, encoded by the exons ATGGAGGCAAGAAGAGGATTGTTCTTGCTgatgattttaatgatgattaCAAACAATGGAGAAGCACAACTGACAGAGAACTTCTACAGCTCAAGCTGTCCGGCAGTGGAAGCTATAGTGAAGCAGGCGGTGAGCACAAAGTTCAGCCAGACGTTCACTACAATTCCGGCAACTCTTCGTCTGTTCTTTCACGACTGCTTCGTTACT GGTTGTGATGCCTCAATTATGGTTTCATCACCAAATGGAGATGCAGAGAAAGATGCTTCAGACAATCTCTCTCTTGCAGGAGATGGCTTTGATACTGTCATAAAAGCGAAGGCAGCAGTTGAAGCACAATGTCCAAATGTTGTCTCCTGTGCAGATATTTTAGCAATCGCTGCAAGAGATGTCGTCGTCCTG GCCGGAGGTCCATCATTCAGCGTAGAGTTAGGGAGAAGAGATGGCTTAATTTCTAAATCATCACTTGTGTCTGGAAATCTACCTGAACCTGACTTCACTCTTTCTAAACTCAACGCCATTTTTGCTAAAAACAACCTTAGCCAAATCGACATGATTGCACTCTCAGGAGCACACACATTAGGATTCTCTCACTGCAACCGTTTTGCAAATCGTATCTATTCATTCTCTCCATCTTCTCCTGTTGATCCTTCTCTGGATCCTGACTACGCCAAGCAGCTCATGGCTGCCTGTCCTCGCAATGTTGACCCTGTCATAGCCATAGACATGGACCCAACAACGCCACGAACATTTGACAATGTTTATTATCAGAATCTGGTTGCTGGTAAGGGCTTGTTTACTTCAGATGAGGTGCTGTTCACTGATCCTGCGTCTAAGCCTATGGTTGTTGATTTCGCTAATAGCCCTGGCGATTTTAATGGAGCCTTTGTCACGGCTATGAGAAAACTTGGTAGAGTTGGAGTTAAGACTGGCAGCCAAGGTCGCATAAGGACAGATTGTACAATCCTTAATTCTTAG
- the LOC110600864 gene encoding 50S ribosomal protein L27, chloroplastic gives MAATATAISVNLMASFRGLSLSSSSSSSFFKGDSGSFNVSSTRNSVSLPLKAPFPLTIEMAHKKGAGSTKNGRDSRGQRLGVKIFGDQVAKPGAIIVRQRGTKFHPGKNVGIGKDHTIFSLMDGLVKFEKYGPDKKKVSVYPREVQPENPNSYRARKREYFRLQRERKKARKEGIVPEPQLVLASDLDAADNSSNC, from the exons ATGGCAGCTACGGCTACTGCTATTAGCGTCAATCTAATGGCCTCTTTCAGAGGCCTTTCTCTGTCTTCaagctcttcttcttcctttttcaaGGGCGATTCGGGGTCATTCAATGTGTCCTCTACCAGAAACTCCGTTTCCTTGCCTTTAAAGGCTCCGTTTCCTCTGACAATCGAAATGGCTCACAAGAAGGGAGCTGGAAGTACTAAGAACGGGCGTGATTCGAGAGGCCAACGCCTTGGTGTTAAAATTTTCGGTGATCAGGTGGCGAAACCCGGCGCTATTATCGTCCGGCAGCGTGGCACCAAG TTTCATCCAGGGAAGAACGTGGGGATTGGCAAGGATCACACTATTTTCTCTTTGATGGATGGACTTGTAAAATTTGAGAAGTATGGACCTGACAAGAAGAag GTGAGTGTTTATCCACGAGAAGTTCAGCCTGAGAACCCCAACAGCTATCGTGCAAGGAAGAGAGAATACTTTAGGTTGCAGCGTGAGCGTAAGAAGGCAAGAAAAGAAGGCATTGTTCCTGAACCACAGCTCGTACTTGCTTCTGATCTTGATGCGGCTGATAACAGCTCTAATTGTTGA
- the LOC110602347 gene encoding protein NUCLEAR FUSION DEFECTIVE 4 has product MMGKFQEGFASLFNNRWLVFVAAMWIQSCAGVGYLFGSISPVIKSSLNYNQRQLASLGVAKDLGDSVGFLAGSLSEILPLWGALLVGALQNLIGYAWVWLVVTGRAPVLPLWAMCILIFIANNGETYFNTAALVSCVQNFPKSRGPVVGILKGFAGLSGAILTQIYTMIHSPNHASLIFMVAVGPTMVVIALMFIVRPVGGHRQVRPSDSTSFTFVYSVCLLLAAYLMGVMLLEDLVDLSHTVIIIFTVVLFVLILLPIVIPISLTFFQEPKDPAEETLLPESQRQEAGRSEPGTPEVIFSEVEDEKPKEVDLLPASERQKRIAQLQAKLFQAAAEGAVRIKRRRGPHRGEDFTLMQALIKADFWLIFISLLLGSGSGLTVIDNLGQMSQSLGYDNTHIFVSMISIWNFLGRIGGGYFSEIIVRDYAYPRPVAMAVAQFIMAIGHVFFAFGWPGAMYIGTLLIGLGYGAHWAIVPAAASELFGLKKFGALYNFLTLANPAGSLVFSGLIASSIYDREAERQAHEHHHHHKWNPALASSHLRLDDPLKCEGAICYFLTSMIMSAFCIFAVVLSMILVHRTKVVYANLYGKSRT; this is encoded by the exons ATGATGGGTAAGTTTCAGGAGGGATTTGCTTCCTTATTCAATAACAGATGGTTGGTTTTTGTGGCTGCAATGTGGATACAATCATGTGCGGGTGTTGGGTATTTGTTTGGGAGTATTTCACCAGTTATAAAGAGCTCGTTGAACTATAATCAGAGGCAGCTTGCTAGTTTGGGTGTGGCTAAGGATCTTGGGGACAGTGTTGGATTCTTGGCTGGGAGTTTGTCTGAAATCTTGCCTTTATGGGGTGCTTTGCTTGTTGGTGCTTTGCAGAATCTAATTGGCTACGCATGGGTTTGGCTTGTTGTTACTGGTCGAGCTCCTGTTTTGCCTTTGTGGGCT ATGTGCATTCTTATATTTATTGCGAACAATGGTGAAACCTACTTCAATACAGCTGCTCTGGTTTCATGTGTACAAAACTTTCCGAAAAGCCGGGGTCCTGTTGTGGGAATACTCAAAGGCTTTGCTGGTTTAAGTGGTGCAATTTTGACCCAAATATATACAATGATCCATTCCCCTAACCATGCATCTCTCATATTCATGGTTGCAGTAGGGCCGACAATGGTAGTCATTGCTCTAATGTTCATCGTAAGACCTGTTGGAGGTCACAGACAAGTCAGACCATCTGATAGCACGAGCTTTACGTTTGTATATAGCGTGTGTCTACTTTTGGCAGCTTACTTGATGGGGGTCATGCTTCTTGAAGATCTAGTTGATTTGAGCCACACTGTTATCATAATTTTTACAGTTGTTTTGTTTGTTCTCATCTTGCTTCCCATTGTGATTCCTATTTCATTGACCTTTTTCCAAGAACCTAAAGATCCAGCAGAAGAGACACTATTACCCGAGTCACAGAGACAAGAAGCTGGAAGATCTGAACCGGGTACACCTGAGGTAATATTCAGTGAGGTAGAAGATGAGAAGCCTAAGGAAGTAGACTTGCTTCCAGCATCAGAGAGGCAAAAGCGAATTGCGCAGTTGCAGGCCAAATTATTCCAAGCAGCTGCAGAAGGAGCAGTCAGGATCAAAAGGAGAAGAGGTCCGCATAGAGGTGAGGATTTCACCTTGATGCAGGCATTGATCAAGGCAGATTTTTGGCTTATTTTTATCTCACTTTTATTGGGTTCTGGATCTGGGCTGACTGTGATTGATAACCTGGGTCAAATGAGCCAATCTCTTGGGTATGATAATACACATATATTTGTGTCCATGATCAGCATCTGGAACTTTCTTGGCCGTATCGGTGGGGGTTATTTTTCTGAGATTATCGTAAG GGATTATGCTTATCCGAGGCCAGTGGCAATGGCTGTTGCACAATTTATTATGGCTATTGGCCATGTGTTCTTTGCTTTTGGGTGGCCTGGGGCAATGTACATTGGTACTTTACTGATTGGCTTAGGCTATGGAGCTCATTGGGCAATTGTGCCAGCCGCGGCTTCAGAGTTGTTTGGATTGAAAAAGTTTGGTGCTTTGTACAATTTCCTCACTCTAGCAAATCCTGCAGGTTCTCTTGTCTTCTCTGGTCTAATTGCAAGCAGCATTTACGACCGAGAAGCCGAAAGGCAGGCTCATGAGCATCATCATCACCACAAGTGGAATCCAGCATTAGCGTCTTCGCACCTCCGTCTCGATGACCCACTGAAATGTGAAGGTGCCATATGCTACTTCCTTACTTCCATGATTATGTCTGCATTTTGCATATTTGCAGTTGTCTTGAGCATGATTCTTGTGCATCGGACGAAGGTCGTCTACGCGAACCTCTATGGAAAATCTCGTACTTGA
- the LOC110601014 gene encoding zinc finger protein 511: MAMAVDMDAKEELGFPYWTPVRRRFGPDSPFFAYGNIQRELFAKQVALDLTEDEKNQLQNLADEDGRDIFCPIVGCGSRLTSLEDFEDHYNARHTASCSVCSRVYPTARLLSIHVSEAHDSFFQAKVARGYAMYECLVEGCGLKFKNYKSRQQHLVDKHKFPSAFEFFKKAHPSKKARQKQRNQGIQKRGETSNKMEVEGETIDGLVSAVSRLSTSDSSPSSISFGRHHTRGFMFLPRTVQRGNSTQSGTKN; this comes from the exons ATGGCCATGGCGGTTGATATGGACGCCAAAGAAGAGTTAGGGTTTCCGTACTGGACACCAGTTCGCCGACGTTTTGGCCCCGATTCTCCCTTCTTTGCTTATGGTAACATTCAAAGGGAGCTCTTCGCTAAACAG GTTGCGTTGGATTTAACTGAAGATGAAAAGAATCAGTTGCAGAATTTGGCGGATGAGGATGGCAG GGATATCTTTTGTCCCATTGTTGGATGTGGCTCTCGCTTGACATCTTTGGAAGACTTTGAAGACCACTACAACGCACGGCATACTGCATCCTGTTCAGTATGCTCTAGAGTTTACCCAACTGCTCGCCTGCTCAGCATACATGTATCTGAAGCACATGATTCATTTTTCCAGGCTAAAGTTGCACGTGGCTATGCCATG TATGAATGTCTGGTGGAAGGTTGTGGTTTGAAATTCAAGAACTACAAAAGTAGACAACAGCATTTGGTAGACAAGCATAAATTCCCCAGTGCATTTGAATTCTTCAAGAAGGCCCATCCATCTAAGAAAGCTAGACAGAAACAGCGTAATCAAGGTATTCAAAAGAGGGGAGAGACTTCAAACAAAATGGAAGTAGAAGGTGAAACCATCGATGGCCTTGTTTCAGCAGTCTCTAGATTAAGTACTTCAGATTCGTCCCCTTCTTCTATCAGCTTTGGTCGCCACCACACTCGTGGTTTCATGTTTTTACCAAGAACTGTTCAGCGAGGAAATAGCACGCAGAGTGGAACAAAGAACTAG